One segment of Alnus glutinosa chromosome 2, dhAlnGlut1.1, whole genome shotgun sequence DNA contains the following:
- the LOC133861800 gene encoding dehydration-responsive element-binding protein 1B-like, with amino-acid sequence MEVFSHYSSESDSTGSFGAVHLPDEELHLASRNPKKRAGRKKFKETRHPVYRGVRRRNSGKWVCEVREPNKQSRIWLGTFPTAEMAARAHDVAAKALRGSSACLNFADSSWRLPVPASVTPKDIQRAAAEAAEEFRPADTTKRAVEERQQSSEGVFFIDEEAVFSMPRLLTNMAEGMLLPPPYCVGNDGYGGDDMEADADVSLWSYSI; translated from the coding sequence ATGGAAGTTTTCTCTCACTATTCGTCCGAGTCCGACAGTACTGGCAGCTTCGGCGCGGTGCACTTGCCGGACGAGGAGCTTCACTTGGCCTCCAGGAACCCGAAGAAGCGCGCGGGGAGGAAGAAGTTCAAAGAGACCAGGCACCCAGTGTACCGGGGAGTGAGGAGGAGAAACTCCGGCAAGTGGGTCTGCGAGGTGCGGGAGCCCAACAAGCAGTCCAGGATATGGCTGGGGACGTTTCCCACGGCCGAGATGGCTGCGCGCGCCCACGACGTGGCTGCGAAAGCGCTGCGTGGCAGCTCCGCCTGCCTCAACTTCGCCGACTCGTCGTGGCGGCTGCCGGTACCGGCCTCGGTGACGCCGAAGGACATTCAGCGGGCGGCGGCGGAGGCGGCAGAGGAGTTTCGGCCTGCGGATACGACGAAGCGTGCCGTGGAGGAGAGACAACAGTCGTCGGAGGGCGTATTCTTCATTGACGAGGAGGCAGTCTTCAGCATGCCTAGGTTGCTGACAAATATGGCGGAGGGGATGCTCTTGCCCCCGCCTTATTGTGTGGGTAATGATGGGTATGGCGGGGATGACATGGAAGCCGATGCCGACGTTTCATTGTGGAGTTACTCAATATAA